The following proteins come from a genomic window of Mustelus asterias chromosome 1, sMusAst1.hap1.1, whole genome shotgun sequence:
- the smim18 gene encoding small integral membrane protein 18 — protein MAAYNFSQTWYLINNPTSIYQDTEFQVQQMELFHDSWKIAFFLILLLFVLTIISLVLLAFLHELLPCCVCAKNKSVEGLENEPHAARTVLSTMKRHKVEMV, from the coding sequence ATGGCAGCATATAACTTCAGTCAAACCTGGTACTTGATCAACAATCCTACATCTATCTATCAAGACACTGAATTCCAAGTTCAGCAGATGGAGCTATTCCATGACAGCTGGAAGATTGCTTTCTTTCTCATTTTACTGCTGTTCGTTCTCACTATAATTAGCCTGGTTTTATTAGCGTTCCTCCATGAGTTGCTCCCTTGCTGCGTTTGTGCAAAGAACAAAAGTGTAGAAGGCCTGGAAAATGAACCCCACGCTGCAAGAACTGTATTGAGTACCATGAAAAGACATAAAGTTGAAATGGTATAG